The Motacilla alba alba isolate MOTALB_02 chromosome 22, Motacilla_alba_V1.0_pri, whole genome shotgun sequence genome has a window encoding:
- the GOLGA7 gene encoding golgin subfamily A member 7: protein MRPQQAPVSGKVFIQRDYSGGTRCQFQSKFPAELENRIDRQQFEETVRTLNNLYAEAEKLGGQSYLEGCLACLTAYTIFLCMETHYEKVLKKIAKFIQEQNEKIYAPQGLLLTDPIERGLRVIEITIYEDRGLTSGR from the exons atGAGGCCGCAGCAGGCGCCCGTGTCGGGCAAGGTGTTCATCCAGCGCGACTACAGCGGCGGCACGCGCTGCCAGTTCCAGAGCAAGTTCCCGGCCGAGCTGGAGAACCGG ATTGACAGGCAGCAGTTTGAGGAGACAGTCAGGACACTGAACAACCTCTATGCAGAAGCTGAGAAACTTGGGGGCCAGTCTTACCTCGAGGGTTGTCTGGCCTGCCTGACTGCCTACACCATCTTCCTGTGCATGGAGACGCACTATGAGAAG GTTCTAAAGAAAATTGCCAAGTTCATTCAGGAACAGAATGAGAAGATCTACGCTCCTCAGGGCCTCCTGCTGACAGACCCCATCGAAAGAGGACTAAGAGTT aTTGAAATTACCATTTATGAAGACAGAGGTTTGACCAGTGGAAGATAA